From Pseudodesulfovibrio alkaliphilus:
ATTGGGGAGATAGTCCTGATCAGCCCAAGCCTTGGGAAAATTATGGGGATAAAGGTAGCCTCGACCATAGCCCCATTCGCGCTGCAAGGAACTGGTGGCGTTGCGTAAATGCAGGGGCACGGGTTTGGGGCCGTTGTCGCGCACCTCCTTCTGGGCGGTGCGATAGGCGGCGTAGGTGGCGTTGCTCTTGGGAGCCAGGGCCAGATAGACGACTGTTTGCGCCATGGGGATAAATCCCTCGGGCATACCGATGGCCTCAACGGCCTGATGGCAGGACACGGCCAGAGGCAACGCTCTGGGATCGCCAAGCCCGACATCCTCAGATGCCGAAATGATCAGGCGGCGGGTGACAAAGCGGGGGTCCTCTCCGCTTTCGAGCAGGCAGGCCAGATAATAGAGAGCGGCATCCGGGTCGCTGCCGCGAATGGACTTGATTAGGGCCGAAGCCAGCTCGTAGTGCGAATCGCCGTCCCGATCCCCACGGACCACGACCTCGGGCAGGGACTCGCGCAGGACATCTGGATTGCGTTTGGCCGCCGGAAGCTGGGCCGTGTACTCCACAAGGTTGAGCAGGGTGCGGGCATCCCCTCCGGCCATGGCCGCAAGCAGGGAGATATTCTCTTCCTCAAGGTCAAGATCGAGCGCCCGGGCACCGCGACGGGCCACGTCGAGCAATTCGTCACGGCTCAAGGGGCGCAGACGGAGCACATGGAGCCGGGACAAAAGCTGCCGGGTGACGCTAAAGGACGGATTCTCGGTAGTGGTGGCCAGCAGGGTGATCTCGCCGGACTCCAGGATAGGCAGGAAAAAATCCTGCTGCGCCTTGGAGAACCGATGCAACTCGTCGAGAATGAGAATATCGTTTCCCGGCAGTTGCTTGCGCAAGGAGGTCAGCCCGGCCTCGGGCGCACTGACTCGCAGGCTCTGTCTGCCGGTCAACCGGGCCAGGAGCAAGGCGAGGGTGGACTTGCCGCAGCCGGGAGGGCCGAAAAGCAGCAGACTCGGCAACCGCTTGGACTTGGTGAAGGCTTCAATGCGGTTGCGGATATGGCTTTGGCCCACGAACTCGTCGAGGGTGGTAGGCCTGATGCGGTCGGCAAGAGGTTGGGTCTCTTCGATTTCGAGCTTCATAACATACCTTGTCGTGCACACCAGCCGAGGCTGAGGCAGTAGGTTGCGGCGGTCTCCCAGCGCAGGATGTTTCTGCCCAGCGTGACCGGCATCAACCCGGCAGCCAGAAGCGCCCGCGCCTCGGCCTCGTCAAACCCGCCCTCGGGGCCGATGATGACGAGGTTGCGGCCCCGGCCCAAATGATTCGGAGTCAACGGCGTGTCCGCGATCTCAGACTCCCAGGCGACATAGCATGCGTCGAAGCCGCGAGCAAAGTCGATCAGGCCCGCCACCCCGCCGGGCAGAACCGAAAGTGTCGGAAGCAACGGACAACCGCACTGCTTGGCGGCCTGGAGGCATTTGTCGGTCCAGCTCTCTTTCACCGCCTCCGGCATCTGCCCCTGACTGCGGGCCGCAGCCCAAAAGGCGACGCCAAGACCGCCAAGCTCCACCAGTTTCTCAAAGAGATATTCGCGTCGTTTGGACTTGCCCCAGCCGATGGCCAGAGTCAGGCCCGTGTCCGGTGTCGGGTGCCGCTCAAGGGTTTCAGCCCGAAGCAGGGCGGAATTGCGGTCTGTATCCAGCACCGTGAACAGGCCGACCCGGCCAAGGCCGTCGAAGAGCCTGACCGTCTGATGCGCCACGGTGCGCAGCACGGTCAGCATATGCCGCGCCTCGGCCCCGGTCAGCCTGACCATGCTGCCGATGTCCAGGGGCCAATCGTCCGGCGAAAGGTGAAACGTGTTGAGACGCGCCATGCCCTGCTTCCCAAATGAAAAGGCCGGGGCAACCCCCGGCCGTCAGGCTAGAGTTCCTTGTCCACGAGGTCTTGGTAGGTTTCGCGTTTGCGGGCTACGGTGACTTTGTCGCCCTCCACCAGCAGCTCGCAGGCCCTGGGCCGGGAGTTGTAGTTGGAGGCCATGGTAAAACCGTAGGCCCCGGCGGAAAAGACGGCCAGCAGTTCTCCTTGCTCCACGGCGGGCAACACCCGCTCTCGGGCCAGGAAGTCGCCAGACTCGCAGATGGGGCCAACCACGTCAAAGGTCAGGGAATCGCGACCCATGGGCACGACCTCTTCAATGCGGTGGAAGGAGCCATAGAGACTGGGGCGCACCAGATCGTTCATGGCCGCATCCACGATCAGGAAATTCCTGGCCGGGCTTGACTTGGTGTAGACCACTTCGGTTACCAGAATGCCCGCATTACCCGCAATGACCCTGCCGGGTTCGAGGATGACCTTGAGGGGCACCCCGGCCAGCCGGTCCTTGAGGGCTTGGCCAAACTCGGTGGGGTGGGGCGGCTCCTCCTCGTCATAGGTGATGCCGAGCCCGCCTCCCAGATCGAGATACTGAATGTCGATCCCCATGCCCTTGAGCCTGTCATGGAAGTCGAGCAGTTTGTCCAGCGCCTCCATAAAGGGCGCGATGCTGGTCAACTGGGAGCCGATGTGGCAATCCATGCCCACGGGCTCGACGTTGGCCAGATCCGCGCACATGGCGTAGGCGGCGAGGGAATTTTCGATGTCCAGGCCGAATTTGTTCTTCTTCATGCCGGTGGATATGTACGGATGCGTCTTGGGGTCCACATCGGGATTGATGCGGAAGCTGACCCGAGCCACCTTGCCCATGCTGCCGGCCACTTCGTCGATCTTGATCAGTTCGGCCACGGACTCGACATTGAACATGAGAATCCCGGCCTCAAGGGCTTCGCCGATCTCCGAGGCACGCTTGCCCACACCGGAGTAAACGATCCTCTCCGGCGGCACTCCCGCCTTGAGGGCGCGATACAGTTCACCGCCGGAAACGATGTCCATGCCCGCGCCCAAACCGGCCAGGAGCTTGAGCACGGCGATATTGGAGTTGGCCTTGACCGAGTAGCAGGTCAGATGGTCCAGTCCGTCAAAGGCGGAGTCAAAGGCGTTGAAATGCCGGGTCAGGGTGGCCGCCGAATAAATATAGAGCGGCGTACCGTGCTGGCGAACAAGGTCCGGGACCGAGACATTCTCGGCATGAAGGACGCCGTCGCGGTACTCGAAATGGTGCATTCGGTATTTCTCCTTGAAAAATCTGAAAATTATTCTGTCGTGACAAATACTTCGGTATAGACCATGGGCAGGACGGAAAGATCGTTCTTGCCAGCCACTCGAAAACGGTAGCGCGTCTGGGGGTTAAGACCGCACAGACTCAATTTCAGGGTGGCCCCATGGAGCTCGAAGGCGTTCTGGTCGCGGGTGAAGTGTTCGGCCTTGCGGGGCACGAAGGGACACCCCTCGCAACCCTGGCCGTCCGAGTCGCCCACGGCCTCGTACTGGATGCTGGCCCGGTACAGGCGCTCAACGGAGCCGCCCACGGACAGGGTCAGCAACAAACAGGTGTCCGTCCGTTTGGCGGCCATGACCTCAAGGGTGAACACGTCCTCGGCCTTGACCGGCTGCGGCCATTCCTTGATGCCCAGCACGCACCCGGTCAAAACAGGCAGGGCCAGGAAAAACAGGGCGGCAAGGCGGTACGCTATGGCTCCTGTACGGATCATTCCTTGACCATCTCCTTCCAGCGGTTGAGAAGCATCAGGGCCTGGATGGGTGTCATGCCGTCCAGATCCAGGGCCGTCAGCTGGCTGACCACCGGATGCTCCGCCGCAGGGGCCTCGCTACGGGCATGGTCGCAAACAGAGTCGCCGCCGGGGACAAGCCCGGGCAACACGGTCTGCGAAACGCGCTCGACGGCTCCCTTCAAGTGATCATCCTGCGACTTTTCCTCGAGATTCGCAAGGATTTCCCTTGCCCGGTCCACCACGGGCCTCGGGACACCGGCCAGTCGGGCGACCTCGATGCCGTAGCTGCGATCGGCCGGGCCGGGCACGAGCCGACGCAGGAAAACGATGTCGCCTTTCCACTCCTTGACCGCAATATTGAGATTGCGCAAGCCCTCGACCCGCCCCTCCAGAGCCGTCAGTTCGTGATAGTGGGTGGCAAACAGGGTGCGGATACCGCCCCGGGCGCGGGTGGACAGCTCCTCGACCACGGCCCAGGCCAGGGAGAGGCCGTCATACGTACTTGTGCCCCGACCGATCTCATCAAGGATGACAAGACTGCGCTGGGTTGCCTGGCGCAAAATGCGGGCCGTCTCGGTCATCTCGACCATGAAGGTGGAGTGCCCCTGGGCCAGATTGTCCGATGCGCCCACCCTGGAGAACACGCGGTCCGCCAACCCCAGCCGCGCCCGCCGTGCGGGCACGAAGGAACCGATCTGGGCCATGATCATCAAAATGGCCACCTGCCGGAGGACAGTGGATTTGCCCGCCATGTTGGGGCCGGTGATCAGCAGGATGCGCTTGTCGCGGTCCATGCGCAGATCGTTTGGGATGTAGCTGGAGTGACCCATGGCGTCCTCCACCACAGGATGCCGCCCGGCCTCAATCTCGATGTCCAGGTCGTCATGGAGTTCAGGGCGGCTCCAGTCGTTGACCCGGGCGGCCTCGGCCAATCCCTGCCAGTAATCCAGGTTGGCCACGATGTCGGCCATGAACAAAAAACGGCTTCTGGAACGGGCAACACGCTCTCGCAGCTCCTGGAAGAGCCTGTATTCCAACGCCTTGCGCTCTTCCGAAGCAGAGATGATGCGCTCCTCCAGCTCCTTGAGATCCGGGGTGATGTAGCGCTCGCTGTTGACCAGGGTCTGGCGGCGGACAAAATGGTCCGGCACCTGCCCCTTGAAGGCCTTGGATATCTCGAAGTAGTAGCCGAAGACCTTGTTGAAACCGAGCTTGAGTTTGGGAATGGCGCTGGCCTCAAGCTCGCGGCGATGCAAGGCCGCAAGCCTGTCTTCTCCGTGCTCGTGCAGTTCGATGAGTTCGTCCAGCACCAGATCGAACCCCTTGCGGAAGAGGCCGCCATCGGTGA
This genomic window contains:
- a CDS encoding replication-associated recombination protein A, coding for MKLEIEETQPLADRIRPTTLDEFVGQSHIRNRIEAFTKSKRLPSLLLFGPPGCGKSTLALLLARLTGRQSLRVSAPEAGLTSLRKQLPGNDILILDELHRFSKAQQDFFLPILESGEITLLATTTENPSFSVTRQLLSRLHVLRLRPLSRDELLDVARRGARALDLDLEEENISLLAAMAGGDARTLLNLVEYTAQLPAAKRNPDVLRESLPEVVVRGDRDGDSHYELASALIKSIRGSDPDAALYYLACLLESGEDPRFVTRRLIISASEDVGLGDPRALPLAVSCHQAVEAIGMPEGFIPMAQTVVYLALAPKSNATYAAYRTAQKEVRDNGPKPVPLHLRNATSSLQREWGYGRGYLYPHNFPKAWADQDYLPNELRGRRFYHPKDQGEEPRLLAWLKQFKKS
- a CDS encoding RsmE family RNA methyltransferase, which codes for MARLNTFHLSPDDWPLDIGSMVRLTGAEARHMLTVLRTVAHQTVRLFDGLGRVGLFTVLDTDRNSALLRAETLERHPTPDTGLTLAIGWGKSKRREYLFEKLVELGGLGVAFWAAARSQGQMPEAVKESWTDKCLQAAKQCGCPLLPTLSVLPGGVAGLIDFARGFDACYVAWESEIADTPLTPNHLGRGRNLVIIGPEGGFDEAEARALLAAGLMPVTLGRNILRWETAATYCLSLGWCARQGML
- the lysA gene encoding diaminopimelate decarboxylase, whose amino-acid sequence is MHHFEYRDGVLHAENVSVPDLVRQHGTPLYIYSAATLTRHFNAFDSAFDGLDHLTCYSVKANSNIAVLKLLAGLGAGMDIVSGGELYRALKAGVPPERIVYSGVGKRASEIGEALEAGILMFNVESVAELIKIDEVAGSMGKVARVSFRINPDVDPKTHPYISTGMKKNKFGLDIENSLAAYAMCADLANVEPVGMDCHIGSQLTSIAPFMEALDKLLDFHDRLKGMGIDIQYLDLGGGLGITYDEEEPPHPTEFGQALKDRLAGVPLKVILEPGRVIAGNAGILVTEVVYTKSSPARNFLIVDAAMNDLVRPSLYGSFHRIEEVVPMGRDSLTFDVVGPICESGDFLARERVLPAVEQGELLAVFSAGAYGFTMASNYNSRPRACELLVEGDKVTVARKRETYQDLVDKEL
- the mutS gene encoding DNA mismatch repair protein MutS, with protein sequence MLEQYLRFKEENPGCLLFFRMGDFYELFFEDAETVARAVQITLTSRNPKDTNPIPMCGVPHHSVEPYLTQLLDKGFRIAICDQIEDPREAKGLVKRAVTRVLTPGTVVDDSNLRAKGNNFLGALFWDSARNAGGFAWIDFSTGQWSGLHGRREPELWQWVVKINPRELLLPQGRKVPPQFSELASQVTGVAPTTYFDPGVSARRLLEIQGVAGLDSLDLGDKPELVCACGALLAYLEHTQKCPLTHLGEFRPVNLGRHLLLDEVTERNLEIFRRLDGRPGKGTLWRVLDRTMTPMGGRLLESRLRQPWRELGPIGKSLDCVDFLFSRDQMRGELRHALDSVYDLERLSTRAVLGRAMPKDFVALRRSLPMLPKIRVLLEQGGPETPPDLKRLLGKWDDLTDLAELLESSFVDSPPPVITDGGLFRKGFDLVLDELIELHEHGEDRLAALHRRELEASAIPKLKLGFNKVFGYYFEISKAFKGQVPDHFVRRQTLVNSERYITPDLKELEERIISASEERKALEYRLFQELRERVARSRSRFLFMADIVANLDYWQGLAEAARVNDWSRPELHDDLDIEIEAGRHPVVEDAMGHSSYIPNDLRMDRDKRILLITGPNMAGKSTVLRQVAILMIMAQIGSFVPARRARLGLADRVFSRVGASDNLAQGHSTFMVEMTETARILRQATQRSLVILDEIGRGTSTYDGLSLAWAVVEELSTRARGGIRTLFATHYHELTALEGRVEGLRNLNIAVKEWKGDIVFLRRLVPGPADRSYGIEVARLAGVPRPVVDRAREILANLEEKSQDDHLKGAVERVSQTVLPGLVPGGDSVCDHARSEAPAAEHPVVSQLTALDLDGMTPIQALMLLNRWKEMVKE